A single window of Caldilineales bacterium DNA harbors:
- a CDS encoding rhodanese-like domain-containing protein, whose translation MKQLSLFLFAFLLALAGCGGASAPKDAAPDLSSLPVEITVAQAAALLDNPDVVFIDVREQDEYDAGHIPGVTLIPLGSVPARMNEIPKDKTVVAVCRSGNRSGQATQFLRDQGFDNVHNMAGGMNQWSQAGYKVER comes from the coding sequence ATGAAGCAGCTCTCTCTCTTCCTTTTCGCCTTCCTCCTCGCTCTGGCAGGTTGTGGCGGCGCTTCCGCCCCCAAAGACGCCGCGCCCGACCTGTCTTCGTTGCCGGTCGAGATCACGGTCGCTCAGGCCGCCGCCCTGTTGGATAACCCCGATGTCGTCTTCATCGATGTGCGCGAGCAGGATGAATACGACGCCGGCCACATCCCCGGCGTCACGCTCATCCCACTCGGTTCAGTCCCGGCGCGGATGAACGAAATCCCCAAAGACAAAACCGTCGTCGCCGTCTGCCGTTCGGGGAACCGCAGCGGCCAGGCCACCCAATTCCTGCGCGACCAGGGTTTCGACAATGTTCACAACATGGCCGGCGGCATGAACCAATGGTCGCAGGCAGGTTACAAAGTGGAACGCTGA
- the lgt gene encoding prolipoprotein diacylglyceryl transferase, with the protein MNPVAFSIGPLQVHWYGILIVAGAVLGAFVAGSLAKRAGQNPEHIWNMLTVILLLGILGARLYHVFSQPAGEFTGWSYYRQHPIEIIAFWNGGFRGLGIFGGVIGGMLGLFLYTHFAKLRFLEWADYAAPGLLLAQSIGRWGNYINQELYGPPTTLPWGITIDCQHRFGNFHCPPKGDVPAGTHFHPTFLYESLWNFAGFLLLYWISRRFHDRLRQGDVIFLYLIIYPVGRFWIELLFRPDAWTIGALPTASIFSLIAIAIGIAGLVVNHTIRSKPQPAAKAARGKR; encoded by the coding sequence ATGAATCCTGTCGCCTTCAGTATCGGCCCCCTCCAGGTGCACTGGTACGGCATCCTCATCGTCGCCGGCGCCGTCCTGGGCGCGTTCGTGGCCGGCAGCCTGGCCAAACGCGCCGGCCAGAACCCCGAACACATCTGGAACATGCTCACCGTCATCCTGCTGTTGGGGATACTCGGCGCCCGGCTGTACCATGTCTTCTCGCAGCCGGCGGGCGAGTTCACCGGTTGGAGCTATTATCGCCAACACCCGATCGAGATCATCGCCTTCTGGAACGGTGGCTTTCGGGGCCTGGGCATCTTTGGCGGCGTCATCGGCGGGATGTTAGGGCTGTTCCTCTATACCCACTTCGCCAAGTTGCGCTTTTTGGAATGGGCCGATTACGCCGCCCCCGGCCTGCTTCTGGCTCAATCGATCGGGCGTTGGGGCAACTACATCAACCAGGAACTCTACGGCCCGCCCACAACCCTGCCCTGGGGCATCACCATCGACTGCCAGCACCGTTTTGGCAACTTCCACTGCCCGCCCAAAGGCGACGTTCCGGCTGGCACCCATTTCCATCCCACGTTCCTCTACGAATCCCTGTGGAACTTTGCCGGCTTCCTCTTGCTCTACTGGATTTCCCGGCGCTTCCACGACCGCCTGCGCCAGGGCGATGTCATCTTCCTCTATCTCATCATCTACCCCGTGGGTCGTTTCTGGATCGAATTGCTGTTCCGGCCCGATGCCTGGACCATCGGCGCTCTGCCTACGGCCTCGATCTTCTCATTGATCGCCATCGCCATCGGCATCGCCGGTCTGGTCGTCAACCACACCATCCGTTCCAAGCCACAACCCGCGGCCAAAGCCGCCCGCGGCAAACGATGA